Below is a genomic region from Nilaparvata lugens isolate BPH chromosome 3, ASM1435652v1, whole genome shotgun sequence.
AAGTGATGTCATGTGATGTAGCAGAAAGCGCTCTTGAGGAACGCTCTAATGCCAGCTATTTTCGCGTGATAAGCCGCGTATCCCAAGACAATAAACACGCTGTGAATAATTTACGGCCATCACATATATCGAAACCATCGCATGGCACTTCTTATAATAGCAtggttcatttcatgattttcatgttTATGAGCAGCGTGAAAAGCCAAGTGTAAAATGTACGATAGAATATAGATATATAAGTAATCTTACTTATTATTACTTAATTAGTCTATTAAATTTTCCACAGATTGATAAGTAATAGGATACCGCTACTTGGATTTCTATAATAAATCACTCTAGTTTCTCTCCCTAAGACCGATCAATTAATCATTGAGTATTAAAACTGGCCAGATAATAAGAGAACCAAATTGTATGGATTTGATAATGACTAATCGATGCTGGTTGTACcacaaaaatatacaatttgtaaaaaaagtaaatttgtatggcttttgttggtgggaagtcccttgcgggaaggtcccaccgcctgaatatattatttaagccgtcaatgggccttacgactgtcatacttcagccgggaccgacaatttaacatggtgatctggttaaaaaaattttggttttgagaGGGTTTGAAACCCGGGATATCTATGCTGCTATGCAAGCACTCttcactagaccacggatcactccatacAATTTGTAATTTCATTTGACAGCTTCCAGAATAGTACATTTCTATTCAATCTTCGAACTttttactataattataatttaccaCTACTATATTCAGGTATCCATATATAACTCCATTGCATTTGTCTGATTGGTTCATATTTGTAttgcaaataaattgattgaattgaacaaataatcCATGTACAGATGTGTCCAACGATTCATATTATATCAAAGTACTAGATTATGCCAAGATTTCAAATCAGTTCATACAAATTCTTTCATTGAAAAGCGGGATTATGGATTTGTATTCAGAACGTACAGATgaaatcaatataattaatgAGAAACAAAGATCAAAGTTCATTCAATTGATGAGCAGAATATGATGCGTTCAAAATCCAAGTAATACCCTCAGTAAGCACCAAAGAGAGATtgaatttattacaaatattattaaaagtCCAGCAAAAAAGGACTGGATCGAAACTTCTCTCATTCGAATACTTTTAGAATATCGTATTCCAAACAATTTTCGAATCTTCATAACAGTCACAATCACTGTGATTACAGTTGCAAGAATTTTCAATCATCTCCAATTTTAAATTCGACACATTCTCATTTTTGTCAATTCAATTATACACTAGAAACAAGAGGAAGTTTGTTTCAGTACTTCTTATTTTCTGCCAAAGGATGGAAACTTGTAGTTGTAAAGTCAAGTCAGACAGGAGCGCTGGGCCCAGTTATTATCATCTTTGTTTTCATCATAAAACGAAAACTTGAAAGTTAGTTGTTGCTTTTTTATGGGAGCTATGTAACTCGGAAAATAGTTGTTGCTTCTCCGTGAGAGGGAATAGTTGTGACAGAAAATGAGAAAACTGATATGTTGTTTGTTTTTCCGTATTTCAATTTCATGGAAGTTTAACTTCTATCATATGAATAGAGGCTCACAATTtcttatttgttttattcatagaAACAAGTTGTTGAAAAGTTACCGTCTTCGAAGTAGGAGGGGGGCGTAGCGGTAGCTGTAGGCAGGAGGGTGGGAGCCAGCACTAGGAAAACGCATGATGCGGACAAGAGAAGATGCGATTTCATACTCGAGAAGGAAGTGAGAAGGAAGAAGTCAAAAACGTATCGGTTGATGGAGAGACGAGACGAGAGAACAGACTCGCGCGCGGTTGATTACAGTTGAGGGTTGTCGGTGCTTCGGCTCGCTTGTGATCGAGAACTGATCTTCTGAGAGGCAAAGTAGCGTCACAACGCGTCGAGAAGCGCAGGCGTTTATTCTGAGGGAAGAGGAGGGCTTTGGCCACCCTACACCCCCGAAACACCCCCGCAAGAAACTGCGATCCCTTTAATATCGATCATTCGTCATCTCATTGCCGAGCCGTCTGCTAATGGCTTAGGTCGGGGATGACACTTGTATGTGACGTTGCTTCATCAAAAAGTCAGACTGGGAGACTGTACTCTCGGAGATTGACCGATAAAATACGAGATATTCCAACAGGAATAGCAAACAAAAAGCACATtaaatgatacaaaaaaatCCAGGACTAGATTTCGAGATAGAACTGGTAAAAGTTATGCATTATTTCGGAGAAACTTGAGAAGAAAATACGCTCTTGAATAGCATCGGTTGTAATTGAGCAGTGCTGTCTAAATTCTGCACTATTTGAGTCTTTGGTGTTTTTTTTAGTGTGAGATTATACCAAAGTGTGAGATTACATCATTAATTTATATGAAGTATGAGAATAGCCTGTCCCAAATACATGTGATTGAATAGAACCTCCACTTCAAAGGTAGCCAATATCGTTTATCCAATATCCGAAAACATCCCACAGGAATTCTCTGGTAGCTAAAGTTTGTAAAGGTGTTGTTCACATCAACCTTGAACAGAGTTCCACCTCGgatattattgtgataattcTGAAAAGTGAGTATCCATTGAACTTCAACTATTTGAGTTTCCAGTTGATAATtaatactttccttgccctattgccataggtaaggaaagtattgctttccgaaaaaattaaggtacccaaatttccatacgtttcaaggtcccctgagtccaaaaagtggtttttgggtattggtctgtatgtgtgtgtgtgtgtgtgtgtgtgtggtgtgtgtgtgtgtgtgtgtgtgtgtgtgtgtgtgtgtgtgtgtgtatgagtgtatgtgcgtctgtgtacacgatatcttatctcccaattaacggaatgacttgaaatttagaacttaaggtccttacactataaggatccgacaccaacattttcgatcaaatgcaattcaagatggcggctaaaatggcgaaaatgctgtcaaaaacagggttttccgcgattttctcgaaaacggctacaacgattttgatcaaattcatacctagaaaagtcattgataagctctatcaactgccacaagtctcatatctgtaaaaatttcaggagcactgcaccatctatgcaaagtttggttttagactcccaattatcaggcttcagatacaatttaaacaaaaaaaatcgagtggaaaagattgagcataaaaatctctacaattaatgttcagtaacattttcgcctaaaattgaaaataagctcgaaattcgagaaaataagattagtcaattgcaaattgttggcaactgttgattctattaaatcattcactatgaagagatagcagatctcgtgtatatctaacgttattgtcctgtcaccagctggctcagatcttagaaaagttgacttgagatgcgcgggaacactagcgtcagttgataaattttcataactttcgtgtgagtgcaccacaccagatttttttttagattCATATTTATGGGATGGATTTAGTGAGCTAGCTCACTTCATTGCCCATATTTAGAAGTGCACCGATTacattatcagaattattgtcAACAACATTTGAAAATCAATGGGAAATTTCactgttttttctcaaaattgaacATCACTACAAATTGAAGTATTGACTATCAATACAAATTGAAGTATTAAAGTATTGCAGTATTGCATCTGTGAACATCCATCACATTATTCAGAGATCCATCTGTGAACTTTCAAAACATTATCCACACATCTTCAGAGTGAAAGGCGATCACAATCTTCAATACATGTTTAACTAGCTGTTAACTCCTCAGGCTGTGTGTGAGAATGTGACGAATTGCatatatagaaaaaaatatcGACTGGACCTATGGAAACAATAAAGCATTAAGAAAAATCGTGATTTTATTCGATTTTTATCTCAACTCGAAAAAATACATTTAGTGTACAAGAATCATGGAGAGTTGTGATGCATGAGGGGAATAATTGTTACATAATAACACTGTTATTTTCAGTTGGGCGATTGTGATCCGAACACAATACAAGGCCGGGTTGAATGATTTTCCGGGATTCGTCTATTTTCCGATCTTCTGGAAAAGTCCCCGCCGCTGGCAGCGACAGTTGACGCCCCACAGGTTGCAGCGACAGGAGCAGCAGTCGCAACAGTCGTTGATTCGACTATCGCAGTTGCCGCCTCTCGGTATGCAGGCGCCGCCCCCGCTACCCGAAGATGTGCCGCCTCCAGCCTCCTCCTCGTTTCGtctaaaaaaattcaatacaattataaataaatatcatgaaATTAAgatatcttaaattgaatttatcaagttgTACGTCGTTGATTCTTATGTGGAGCAAGTCATTAAGGCTTATTCTAGTGAAAAGTCTTGAATGACCTAATCCATGACCTGCGATTAGTATCAATTAAGATATCTCATTAATGAaagagttaataattattattacacaaaaatccaaattaaatgctgtaaatcactccgaagacttctgctaattaatttggatttttgtttaataataattattaattcattagcatttgaataaatgcaatatctcagtaatttccaaatGAAAGAGTTAGCTTATACTTGTCcatacaaaatacattttagcgcatcatataataattataatagaacatTGTTGAGACTCATAATATTATCACAGTCTGGCCAGTCTCATAAATTGATACAATTGCTTGTATCATAAACTTTCTCTCACTGTCACTTCTTATTGTCTCGTCTGCAACAAgattaaaccaaaaaaaaattgttggaAATTTATTCAATCGATTAAAATGGAactaatcaatttttcaaaatcatcaaatagattgaaataaattagaaattaagTAACAACGACGCGAGAATAGCCCTAAATATTTTAATGTTCCCAGTCCTGTGCTTGTGCGAAGGTAATTGAAGGGATAATATTGAGAGATGAATATTGTTTAAGGTGATTCTGAACCATTATCAATTGATTTGGAAGCCCATAACTGTCAATCGAGCTGACCAATTTCAATTGCTTTACAATTGGATAATTTCATTACTAAATTACTCATCAGagcatcaaaattattgttttactgTACTCCTGCCGATACTAGTCtgatattatcattataatagcCTACGGTACTATTGATCACTTTCACTACTAGATATTAACAGGGAAATTAATGTAATGTGAGATAAGAGATAAGGTACTCTCTCAGCAAACTTTAACAGGaaattcaatatattctata
It encodes:
- the LOC111056798 gene encoding uncharacterized protein LOC111056798, with the translated sequence MGTQVALVASVCTLVVGVVVIPSVQSSPSNFFQDGDTPVYDYIDNDLQRLLFSERKRNEEEAGGGTSSGSGGGACIPRGGNCDSRINDCCDCCSCRCNLWGVNCRCQRRGLFQKIGK